A genomic window from Qipengyuania oceanensis includes:
- a CDS encoding MarR family winged helix-turn-helix transcriptional regulator encodes MKQNIGYLLSDSARLLRRTFDQRVRSLGLTAVQARLLLVLDKFPDENQAFYAERIEVEPITLTRIVDRLEEAGWVTRIADPADRRARLLHPTDKSREILEPLRVKVDGLVADMAADLSTEETAMLADLLGRVAANLEASKILAEAANG; translated from the coding sequence ATGAAACAGAACATCGGTTACCTGCTCTCCGACAGCGCACGCCTGTTGAGACGTACTTTCGACCAACGGGTGCGCAGCCTCGGGCTCACCGCCGTGCAGGCTCGCCTGCTGCTGGTCCTCGACAAGTTTCCCGACGAGAACCAGGCTTTCTACGCCGAGCGGATCGAGGTCGAGCCGATCACGCTTACCCGGATCGTCGACCGGCTCGAGGAAGCCGGCTGGGTGACCCGCATCGCCGATCCGGCGGACCGGCGGGCGCGCCTCTTGCACCCGACCGACAAGAGCCGCGAGATTCTCGAACCGCTCCGGGTCAAGGTCGACGGTCTCGTCGCGGACATGGCCGCGGACCTGAGCACGGAGGAAACCGCCATGCTCGCCGACCTGCTCGGCCGCGTTGCAGCCAACCTCGAAGCCAGCAAGATACTCGCGGAGGCCGCCAATGGCTGA
- a CDS encoding HlyD family secretion protein, whose protein sequence is MAEADPGTIERDTVSVPADDAAGPVTEKEPASRVWRRRALMFAIPLILIAAAAFYWAGLQGKAVTDNAYVQMDKVSISAEVGGKIIEVAVADGDTVQQGDLLFRIDPTPYQLQVAQANAAIATAQANVTALANSSDLSGADISAAQEDIAFAQANFARKDALYERGFLTKTEHDAARHAVAQAREQLRQAQARQQAAQAKLATGSAVPGENPQVAAGKAQREVAQLSLSRTEVRAPAAGRIAEADRLQIGQQLVQGLPVVTIVRESTPYVEANFKETDLADMRVGQRAKIHLDAYPDLELEGRVETIGAGTGSEFSVLPAQNATGNWVKVTQRVPVRIRLLGKSPRQLIAGQSSEVTVYTDEGK, encoded by the coding sequence ATGGCTGAGGCCGATCCAGGAACCATCGAGCGCGACACTGTGTCGGTCCCGGCCGACGATGCAGCCGGTCCGGTCACGGAGAAGGAGCCGGCTTCGCGGGTCTGGCGTCGCCGGGCGCTGATGTTCGCTATCCCCCTCATCCTCATCGCGGCCGCTGCCTTCTACTGGGCAGGCCTGCAGGGGAAGGCCGTGACCGACAATGCCTACGTCCAGATGGACAAGGTCTCGATTAGCGCCGAGGTTGGCGGAAAGATCATCGAAGTCGCAGTCGCCGATGGAGATACAGTGCAGCAGGGCGACTTGCTGTTCCGGATCGATCCGACGCCCTATCAACTGCAGGTTGCGCAAGCCAACGCCGCGATCGCCACCGCGCAGGCCAATGTGACAGCGCTTGCCAATTCGTCCGACCTTTCGGGCGCGGATATCTCGGCCGCGCAGGAGGACATCGCCTTCGCCCAGGCCAATTTTGCGCGGAAGGATGCTCTCTACGAGCGCGGCTTCCTGACGAAGACCGAGCATGATGCCGCCCGCCATGCGGTGGCCCAGGCACGCGAGCAATTGCGCCAGGCACAGGCTCGCCAGCAGGCCGCACAGGCAAAGCTCGCCACCGGGTCGGCAGTGCCTGGAGAGAACCCGCAAGTCGCAGCAGGCAAGGCGCAGCGCGAGGTGGCACAACTGTCGCTCAGCCGGACCGAGGTGCGCGCCCCGGCGGCAGGCCGCATTGCCGAGGCGGATCGGCTGCAGATCGGCCAGCAGCTCGTCCAGGGCCTGCCGGTGGTGACCATCGTCCGAGAATCGACGCCCTATGTCGAAGCCAATTTCAAGGAAACCGACCTCGCCGACATGCGGGTGGGACAAAGGGCGAAGATCCATCTCGATGCCTATCCCGATCTCGAACTGGAAGGGCGGGTTGAGACCATCGGAGCCGGAACAGGGTCGGAGTTCAGCGTGCTTCCGGCGCAGAACGCGACCGGCAATTGGGTCAAGGTCACGCAGCGCGTGCCTGTCCGGATCCGTCTGCTCGGGAAAAGTCCGCGCCAGCTGATCGCCGGCCAGTCGAGCGAAGTGACGGTCTACACCGACGAGGGCAAGTAA
- a CDS encoding MDR family MFS transporter, which translates to MATHAVADDDAPLLPVANHALLIVGIMAASLLAVLDTTIANVAIPHMQSALGATADTVTWVLTSYIITSAVALPMTGWLAERIGARRLFLFSVTGFVASSMLCGLAQNLEQMVVFRALQGVAGAFIAPLSQSFMLDTTRRSRHPQMMAIWGMGIMIGPILGPVLGGWLTENWNWRWVFYVNLPVGIISIAILSANLPRRVQQARKFDLTGFAMLAVALCSFQLLLDRGQQADWFDAVEIWIYAVLCASAVWMTIVHFATARNPLFDRALFKDRNFVISLTFMLVIGSVLFSVMALLPPMLQGLFGYDVIDTGLVLMPRGVGVLISMQLAGFLMRRGFDARPVVASGFIICGLSLMQMSHWSLAVDNWHVVASGLLQGVGIGLVFIPLNVSAFATLPPQLRTDGSSLLNLMRSLGASAGISLMTVLLARNIQTSHSDLAGHVTAGAVNSIDVSTVDRFQNLGDVVLRIIDGEVTRQAAMIAYIDDFHLMMWMSFAAAPLTLLMRRNAAPAGRPAPPAH; encoded by the coding sequence GTGGCGACGCACGCGGTGGCGGACGACGATGCTCCGCTGCTGCCGGTCGCCAACCACGCTCTCCTGATCGTGGGCATCATGGCAGCATCGCTGCTGGCTGTGCTCGACACCACGATCGCCAACGTTGCCATTCCGCATATGCAGAGCGCGCTCGGCGCGACGGCGGACACCGTTACCTGGGTCCTGACCAGTTACATCATCACCTCGGCAGTCGCGCTGCCGATGACCGGCTGGCTGGCCGAGCGGATCGGAGCGCGGCGGCTGTTCCTCTTCTCGGTGACCGGCTTCGTCGCCAGTTCGATGCTGTGCGGCCTCGCCCAGAACCTCGAACAAATGGTCGTCTTTCGCGCGCTGCAGGGCGTGGCAGGGGCATTCATCGCCCCGCTCAGCCAGAGCTTCATGCTCGACACGACGCGCCGCAGCCGCCACCCCCAGATGATGGCGATCTGGGGAATGGGCATCATGATCGGCCCGATCCTGGGCCCGGTGCTCGGCGGCTGGCTGACCGAGAACTGGAACTGGCGCTGGGTATTCTATGTCAACCTGCCGGTCGGCATCATCAGCATCGCCATCCTGTCCGCCAACCTTCCAAGGCGCGTCCAGCAGGCCCGCAAGTTCGACCTGACCGGCTTTGCCATGCTCGCGGTCGCGCTGTGTTCGTTCCAGCTCCTGCTCGATCGCGGACAGCAAGCCGACTGGTTCGATGCGGTCGAGATCTGGATTTATGCAGTGCTGTGCGCGTCGGCCGTGTGGATGACGATCGTCCACTTCGCGACTGCCCGCAATCCGTTGTTCGACAGGGCATTGTTCAAGGACCGCAATTTCGTCATCTCGCTCACCTTCATGCTGGTCATCGGCTCGGTGCTGTTCTCGGTCATGGCGCTGCTTCCGCCGATGCTGCAGGGGCTGTTCGGCTATGACGTGATCGATACGGGCCTCGTTCTGATGCCGCGCGGTGTCGGTGTCCTCATATCGATGCAGCTTGCCGGCTTCCTGATGCGGCGCGGGTTCGACGCGCGACCGGTGGTCGCAAGCGGTTTCATCATCTGCGGGCTGTCGCTCATGCAGATGAGCCACTGGTCGCTGGCGGTCGACAACTGGCATGTCGTCGCATCCGGGCTTCTGCAGGGGGTCGGCATCGGGCTCGTATTCATCCCGCTCAACGTGAGCGCATTCGCCACCCTGCCCCCGCAACTGCGGACCGACGGATCAAGCCTCCTCAACCTGATGCGCTCGCTCGGTGCCTCGGCGGGCATTTCGCTGATGACGGTGCTGCTGGCCCGCAACATCCAGACCAGCCACTCTGACCTGGCCGGGCATGTCACTGCGGGCGCGGTGAACTCGATCGATGTATCGACGGTGGACCGATTCCAGAACCTCGGCGACGTCGTGCTGCGGATCATCGACGGCGAAGTCACCCGGCAGGCGGCCATGATCGCCTATATCGACGACTTCCACCTGATGATGTGGATGAGCTTTGCGGCTGCGCCGCTCACGCTTCTCATGCGGCGCAACGCCGCTCCTGCCGGCAGGCCTGCGCCACCCGCGCACTGA
- a CDS encoding 2-hydroxychromene-2-carboxylate isomerase, producing the protein MTLTADLYFSFRSPYSYLAIGRYRELSEKRDVDIALKPVYPLAVRQPDFFERNHPNWLGYTFRDMFRVAQMEGIPFGPPRPDPIVQDAATRVIADEQPYIRRVTRMGQAAARRGKGLAFAHEAAQLIWGGQENWHQGEHLAGAAQRAGLDPAEIEAEVAEQAEALDEEIAANQQALEDAGHWGVPTLVLDGEPFFGQDRIAMAIWRMEQKGLGTP; encoded by the coding sequence ATGACGCTGACTGCCGACCTCTATTTCAGCTTTCGCTCGCCCTATAGCTATCTGGCGATCGGTCGATATCGCGAGCTGTCCGAAAAGCGCGACGTCGATATCGCCTTGAAGCCGGTCTATCCGCTGGCGGTCCGCCAGCCAGACTTCTTCGAGCGCAATCACCCCAACTGGCTCGGTTACACCTTTCGCGACATGTTCCGCGTGGCGCAGATGGAGGGCATCCCCTTCGGCCCGCCGCGGCCCGATCCCATCGTCCAGGATGCGGCGACAAGGGTGATTGCCGACGAACAGCCCTATATCCGGCGGGTGACGCGGATGGGCCAGGCCGCTGCGCGCAGGGGCAAGGGCCTCGCATTCGCGCACGAGGCGGCGCAATTGATCTGGGGCGGGCAGGAGAACTGGCACCAGGGTGAGCACCTAGCCGGTGCAGCGCAGCGCGCGGGGCTCGATCCCGCCGAGATCGAAGCCGAGGTCGCGGAACAGGCCGAAGCGCTCGACGAGGAAATCGCCGCCAACCAGCAGGCGCTGGAGGATGCAGGGCACTGGGGCGTACCGACCTTGGTGCTCGATGGCGAACCCTTCTTCGGTCAGGACCGTATCGCGATGGCGATCTGGCGGATGGAACAGAAGGGCCTCGGTACCCCCTGA
- a CDS encoding aspartate-semialdehyde dehydrogenase, with product MGYRVAIVGATGNVGREMMAILAEREFPCDEVAAVASSRSHGTEVEFGDTGKMLKCRNIEHFDFSGWDIALFAAGSGPAKEYAPKAAAAGCVVIDNSSLYRMDPDVPLIVPEVNPDAIDGYSKRNIIANPNCSTAQLVVALKPLHDAATIKRVVVSTYQSVSGAGKAGMDELFEQSRGIFVGDSVEANKFTKQIAFNVIPHIDVFMDDGSTKEEWKMVVETKKILDPKIKLNATCVRVPVFVGHSEAVNIEFENELSAEQAQDILREAPGIMLVDKREDGGYVTPVEAAGDGATYVSRVRDDPTVDNGLTLWCVSDNLRKGAALNAVQIAELLGRRHLKKG from the coding sequence ATGGGTTACCGGGTAGCGATCGTCGGCGCGACGGGCAACGTGGGCCGCGAGATGATGGCCATTCTCGCCGAGCGCGAGTTTCCCTGCGACGAGGTCGCGGCTGTCGCATCGTCGCGATCGCATGGCACGGAAGTCGAATTCGGCGACACCGGGAAGATGCTCAAGTGCAGGAACATCGAGCATTTCGATTTCAGCGGCTGGGACATCGCCCTGTTCGCGGCCGGTAGCGGCCCGGCGAAGGAATATGCGCCCAAGGCCGCCGCGGCGGGCTGCGTGGTGATCGACAACAGCTCGCTTTACCGCATGGATCCCGACGTTCCGTTGATCGTGCCGGAAGTGAATCCCGACGCGATCGACGGCTATTCCAAGCGCAACATCATCGCCAATCCGAACTGCTCGACCGCGCAGCTGGTCGTTGCCCTCAAGCCGCTGCACGATGCCGCGACCATCAAGCGCGTCGTCGTCTCGACCTACCAGTCGGTTTCCGGCGCGGGCAAGGCGGGCATGGACGAGCTGTTCGAACAGAGCCGCGGGATCTTCGTCGGCGACAGTGTCGAGGCGAACAAGTTCACCAAGCAGATCGCCTTCAACGTCATTCCGCACATCGACGTCTTCATGGATGACGGTTCGACCAAGGAAGAATGGAAGATGGTGGTCGAGACGAAGAAGATCCTCGACCCTAAGATCAAGCTCAACGCGACATGCGTGCGCGTGCCGGTTTTCGTCGGCCATTCCGAAGCGGTCAACATCGAGTTCGAGAACGAGCTTTCGGCCGAGCAAGCGCAGGATATCCTGCGCGAAGCCCCCGGCATCATGCTCGTCGACAAGCGCGAGGACGGTGGATACGTCACCCCGGTCGAGGCAGCCGGTGACGGCGCGACCTACGTGAGCCGCGTGCGTGACGATCCGACGGTCGACAACGGCCTGACCCTGTGGTGCGTGTCCGACAACCTGCGCAAGGGTGCAGCGCTCAACGCGGTTCAGATTGCCGAACTGCTCGGGCGACGGCACCTGAAGAAGGGTTGA
- a CDS encoding S9 family peptidase, whose product MRTLLAATALCLSAPALADHHAMSGTQTEQGRQLTFEKVFGSPSLNGSSPRAVKLSPDGRYLTVLRNREDDKDRYDLWAFDRQTGDWRMLVDSEKVGSGAELSEAEKMQRERARIGTLKGIVTYQWSDTGDALLVPLDGDLYLAGLDGTVTRLTETEEGELNPTLSPKGEHISFVRDRQLYVGKVGEEPQPITPQEDETVLWGEAEFVVQEELDRMTGFWWSPDERRIAVQRTDEAPVGIVTRASIGATGTKVFDQRYPATGTPNAEVRLFVMDPDGKNRVEVPLGEEEFYLARVDWSADGKTMYVQRLDRAQSRLDMLTVDPATGKSQILFTERAADDHWINLTDSYKIMKDGSILWRSERDGFGHLYRFADGKWTQLTKGNWVVTDLDGVDQDKGLVYFTANKDDVLATQAYRLSLANPSEIVRLTDPAYVNSVAMDGKAQTLLVSRNSTSQPTQSFIADTDGKRITWIEENTLDAGHPYAPYVASHVTPEYGTLKAADGQVMYWRMLKPKMEPGKKYPVFFQHYGGPHVQVVTKGWGGALEQAIVDAGYIHFTIDNRGSYNRGVAFEKPIYRAMGTVEVEDQKVGAEYLKTLPFVDPAKIATYGWSYGGYMTLAMLEADPGLYAAGISGAPVTKWELYDTAYTERYMGTPQDEPEAYKVGAVIEDSVKITDPLLLIHGMADDNVVFENSSELIATMQGANVPFEMMLYPGQTHGVGGPKISPHLWYTIMNFLERHGVTPPE is encoded by the coding sequence ATGCGCACACTTCTTGCTGCCACCGCACTCTGCCTCTCCGCTCCTGCCCTTGCGGATCACCACGCGATGAGCGGAACGCAGACCGAACAAGGCCGGCAGCTGACGTTCGAGAAGGTCTTCGGCAGCCCGAGCCTCAACGGTTCGAGCCCGCGCGCGGTCAAGCTCTCGCCCGACGGGCGTTACCTGACCGTTCTGCGGAACCGGGAAGACGACAAGGATCGTTACGACCTGTGGGCCTTCGACCGGCAGACCGGCGACTGGCGGATGCTCGTCGACAGCGAGAAGGTCGGCAGCGGGGCGGAACTGTCCGAAGCGGAGAAGATGCAGCGCGAGCGCGCGCGCATTGGCACGCTCAAGGGTATCGTCACCTACCAGTGGTCGGACACCGGCGATGCGCTGCTAGTGCCGCTCGATGGTGACCTCTATCTGGCCGGGCTCGACGGCACGGTCACCCGCCTGACCGAGACCGAAGAAGGCGAACTTAATCCCACGCTCAGCCCCAAGGGCGAACACATAAGTTTCGTGCGCGATCGGCAGCTCTACGTCGGCAAAGTCGGCGAGGAACCGCAGCCGATCACGCCGCAGGAAGACGAGACCGTTCTGTGGGGCGAGGCCGAATTCGTCGTCCAGGAAGAGCTCGACCGGATGACCGGCTTCTGGTGGTCGCCGGACGAACGGCGGATCGCCGTGCAGCGCACCGACGAGGCGCCGGTCGGCATCGTCACCCGCGCCTCGATCGGGGCGACCGGGACCAAGGTGTTCGACCAGCGCTATCCCGCCACCGGTACGCCCAATGCCGAGGTTCGGTTGTTCGTGATGGACCCGGACGGCAAGAACCGTGTCGAAGTCCCGCTGGGCGAGGAGGAATTCTATCTCGCGCGGGTCGACTGGTCGGCCGACGGCAAGACGATGTACGTCCAGCGGCTCGACCGGGCGCAATCCAGGCTCGACATGCTCACGGTCGATCCGGCGACGGGCAAGAGCCAGATCCTGTTTACCGAGCGCGCGGCGGACGATCACTGGATCAACCTGACCGACAGCTACAAGATCATGAAGGACGGCTCGATCCTGTGGCGCAGCGAGCGTGACGGTTTCGGCCACCTCTACCGCTTCGCCGACGGCAAGTGGACCCAGCTGACCAAGGGCAACTGGGTCGTCACCGACCTCGACGGCGTCGACCAGGACAAGGGCCTCGTCTATTTCACTGCCAACAAGGACGACGTTCTGGCGACGCAGGCCTATCGCCTGTCGCTGGCGAACCCATCCGAGATCGTCCGGCTGACCGATCCGGCCTACGTCAACTCGGTGGCAATGGACGGCAAGGCACAGACACTGCTCGTCTCGCGCAATTCGACCAGCCAGCCAACCCAGAGCTTCATCGCCGATACCGACGGCAAGCGGATCACCTGGATCGAGGAAAACACCCTCGATGCCGGGCATCCCTACGCGCCTTATGTCGCGAGCCACGTTACGCCGGAATACGGCACGCTGAAAGCTGCCGACGGCCAGGTGATGTACTGGCGGATGCTCAAGCCCAAGATGGAGCCGGGCAAGAAATACCCGGTGTTCTTCCAGCACTACGGCGGGCCGCACGTGCAGGTCGTCACCAAGGGGTGGGGCGGGGCGCTCGAGCAGGCGATCGTCGATGCCGGTTACATCCATTTCACGATCGACAACCGCGGCAGCTACAACCGCGGCGTTGCCTTCGAAAAGCCGATCTATCGCGCGATGGGCACGGTCGAGGTGGAAGACCAGAAGGTCGGGGCCGAGTACCTCAAGACGCTGCCCTTCGTCGATCCGGCGAAGATCGCGACATATGGCTGGTCCTATGGCGGCTACATGACGCTGGCGATGCTGGAAGCCGATCCGGGACTCTATGCCGCCGGCATCTCGGGTGCGCCGGTGACCAAGTGGGAACTCTACGACACGGCCTATACCGAACGCTACATGGGCACGCCGCAGGATGAGCCGGAAGCCTACAAGGTCGGCGCGGTGATCGAGGATTCGGTGAAGATCACCGATCCGCTGCTGCTGATCCACGGGATGGCCGACGACAATGTCGTATTCGAGAACTCGTCGGAACTGATCGCGACGATGCAGGGCGCGAACGTGCCGTTCGAGATGATGCTTTATCCCGGGCAGACGCATGGCGTCGGTGGGCCGAAGATCAGCCCGCACCTGTGGTACACGATCATGAACTTCCTGGAGCGGCATGGCGTAACGCCGCCCGAATGA
- the rplS gene encoding 50S ribosomal protein L19, with the protein MNLIQQLEAEAIEQLAEGKEIPDFRPGDTVRVGVKVIEGTRERVQNFEGVCIARSNRSINSNFTVRKLSFGEGVERVFPLYSPIVDSITVVRRGIVRRAKLYYLRGRTGKRARIAERRENAPKA; encoded by the coding sequence ATGAACCTGATTCAGCAGCTCGAAGCGGAAGCCATCGAGCAACTCGCAGAGGGGAAAGAGATCCCCGATTTTCGTCCGGGCGACACCGTTCGCGTGGGCGTGAAGGTCATCGAAGGCACGCGCGAGCGTGTACAGAACTTCGAAGGCGTGTGCATCGCGCGGTCGAACCGCTCGATCAACAGCAATTTCACGGTGCGCAAGCTCTCGTTCGGTGAAGGCGTGGAACGCGTGTTCCCGCTGTACTCGCCGATCGTCGACAGCATCACCGTCGTGCGTCGCGGTATCGTGCGCCGTGCGAAGCTCTATTACCTGCGCGGCCGCACCGGCAAGCGCGCGCGTATCGCCGAACGTCGCGAGAACGCGCCCAAGGCGTAA
- the trmD gene encoding tRNA (guanosine(37)-N1)-methyltransferase TrmD: MTFAATILTLYPEMFPGPLGVSLAGRALEQGKWSCEAVQLRDFATDKHRTVDDTPAGGGAGMVLKPDVLSRALDHAIGSRPDAPVLAMTPRGRPITQARIRQIASGGGVTILCGRFEGFDERIFEAYPQIEQVSLADIVLSGGEPAALAILDACIRLLPGVMGAPDSGAEESFEEGLLEYPHYTRPQEWEGRTIPEVLRSGDHAKIAAWRKQRSEDDTRLRRPDLWERHRDVRDQPASGARHEQKDQGT, from the coding sequence ATGACCTTCGCCGCCACCATCCTGACGCTTTATCCCGAGATGTTTCCCGGGCCGCTGGGCGTGAGCCTGGCCGGGCGGGCGCTCGAGCAGGGAAAATGGTCTTGCGAGGCGGTGCAGCTCCGCGACTTTGCGACGGACAAGCACCGTACGGTCGACGATACGCCAGCCGGCGGCGGGGCGGGCATGGTGCTGAAGCCCGACGTTCTCTCCCGGGCGCTGGACCATGCCATCGGAAGCCGTCCGGACGCACCCGTACTGGCGATGACACCGCGCGGGCGGCCGATAACGCAAGCCCGCATCCGCCAGATCGCATCAGGCGGCGGAGTTACCATCCTTTGCGGCCGGTTCGAGGGCTTCGACGAGCGTATCTTCGAGGCCTATCCGCAGATCGAGCAGGTCAGCCTTGCCGACATCGTCCTGTCTGGCGGAGAGCCTGCCGCGCTCGCCATACTCGATGCTTGCATTCGCCTGTTGCCGGGGGTAATGGGCGCGCCGGATAGCGGAGCCGAGGAATCCTTCGAGGAAGGTCTGCTCGAATATCCGCATTACACCCGACCTCAGGAATGGGAAGGGCGCACGATCCCCGAAGTGCTGCGATCGGGGGATCATGCGAAGATCGCGGCGTGGCGCAAGCAACGCAGCGAGGACGATACTCGGTTACGCAGGCCGGACCTTTGGGAGCGTCACAGGGACGTTCGGGACCAGCCTGCCTCTGGCGCGCGGCATGAACAGAAGGACCAGGGCACATGA
- a CDS encoding NAD(P)/FAD-dependent oxidoreductase, translated as MEDCIIIGGGPAGLTAAIYLARYHLDVRLFDCGTSRAALIPCTHNHAGYPDGIEGTELLARMHEQAAKYGCKRENKRVEHLAVAGDHFAVGTDEGTFNARSVLLATGVFNRHPPGMSDELHDEALSRGLLRYCPVCDGYEVTDKRVGVIGTSDHGTAETIFLRGFTRDLTLISPDGDHDLSTDCSSELDQAGVRRVAGPCGKYEIRGDKLGVDTADGWLEFDSVYPALGSDVRSGLAVMAGAKTTGDGCIVVDDHQETSVPRLFAAGDVVIGLDQISHAMGAAGVAATTIRNTLAEERPIRR; from the coding sequence ATGGAAGATTGCATCATCATCGGCGGCGGACCTGCGGGACTGACGGCCGCCATCTATCTCGCGCGCTATCATCTCGACGTCCGCCTGTTCGACTGCGGGACGAGCCGCGCGGCGCTGATCCCCTGCACTCACAACCACGCGGGATATCCCGACGGGATCGAGGGCACGGAGCTGCTGGCACGTATGCACGAGCAGGCGGCGAAATACGGCTGCAAGCGGGAGAACAAGCGCGTCGAGCATCTCGCCGTGGCGGGGGATCACTTCGCAGTCGGCACAGACGAGGGAACGTTCAACGCTCGCTCGGTCCTGCTGGCGACCGGGGTCTTCAACCGCCATCCGCCGGGGATGAGCGACGAACTGCACGACGAAGCGCTGTCACGCGGCCTGCTGCGCTATTGCCCGGTGTGCGACGGTTACGAAGTGACGGACAAGCGTGTCGGCGTGATCGGCACGTCGGACCATGGAACGGCGGAAACGATTTTCCTGCGTGGCTTCACCCGCGACCTGACGCTGATCTCGCCCGACGGCGATCACGACCTGTCGACGGATTGTTCGAGCGAGCTCGACCAGGCAGGCGTGCGCCGCGTGGCCGGCCCTTGCGGGAAATACGAAATTCGCGGCGACAAGCTCGGGGTCGATACTGCCGACGGCTGGCTCGAATTCGACAGCGTCTACCCCGCGCTCGGCAGCGATGTGCGTTCCGGGCTGGCGGTGATGGCCGGCGCGAAAACCACCGGCGACGGCTGCATCGTGGTCGACGACCACCAGGAGACTAGCGTGCCGAGGCTGTTCGCAGCCGGGGACGTCGTCATCGGGCTGGACCAGATCAGTCATGCCATGGGAGCTGCGGGCGTAGCCGCGACAACCATTCGCAACACCCTAGCAGAAGAACGACCGATAAGACGCTGA
- the rimM gene encoding ribosome maturation factor RimM (Essential for efficient processing of 16S rRNA), with translation MQDKPVTLAAVVGAHGVAGEVRLKLFGEGVDTLASIKSLNGGALTLKKLRSDNKGGAIARFDEVSDRTAAEKLRGTLIEAPRDALPGLAEGEFYFSDLLGLAVITDAGDPVGTVHAVENFGATDIVEIEKADGQKFMVPLTEQAVPSWDAERLVVNTDFVEND, from the coding sequence ATGCAGGACAAGCCCGTCACGCTCGCAGCCGTCGTCGGCGCGCATGGCGTGGCGGGCGAAGTCCGCCTTAAGCTCTTCGGCGAAGGCGTCGACACGCTCGCCTCGATCAAGAGCCTGAACGGCGGCGCGCTCACGCTGAAAAAGCTGCGCTCCGACAACAAGGGTGGGGCGATCGCCCGTTTCGACGAGGTTTCCGATCGCACGGCGGCGGAAAAACTGCGCGGCACGTTGATCGAGGCCCCGCGCGATGCCTTGCCCGGCCTGGCCGAAGGCGAGTTCTACTTCTCCGATCTCCTCGGCCTGGCGGTGATCACCGATGCGGGCGACCCGGTGGGTACGGTGCACGCGGTCGAAAACTTCGGTGCGACCGACATCGTAGAAATCGAAAAGGCCGATGGCCAAAAGTTCATGGTCCCGCTGACCGAACAGGCGGTTCCTTCGTGGGATGCCGAGCGCCTCGTCGTCAACACGGATTTTGTCGAGAACGACTAG
- the rpsP gene encoding 30S ribosomal protein S16 — protein sequence MAISLRLSRGGAKKRPYYRIVAADSRKARDGKYLEQIGVYNPLLPKDDEGRVKLNEDRARYWLGVGAQPSDRVARFLDAAGIRERAARNNPNKAEPGEKAKERAEEKAAKAAEAEEAAKAAEEEANAPAAEETATEEAASDEGVAAEATETAEEAAAEEAPAEGAEKAE from the coding sequence ATGGCAATCTCTCTCCGGCTTTCGCGCGGTGGCGCGAAGAAGCGTCCGTATTATCGCATCGTCGCGGCCGACAGCCGCAAGGCGCGTGACGGCAAGTATCTCGAGCAGATCGGTGTCTACAATCCGCTCCTGCCCAAGGACGACGAAGGCCGCGTGAAGCTGAACGAAGACCGGGCCCGCTACTGGCTGGGCGTCGGCGCGCAGCCGTCGGACCGTGTCGCCCGCTTCCTCGATGCCGCCGGCATCCGCGAGCGTGCAGCCCGCAACAACCCGAACAAGGCCGAGCCTGGCGAGAAGGCCAAGGAACGTGCCGAAGAAAAGGCTGCCAAGGCAGCCGAAGCTGAGGAAGCCGCCAAGGCAGCCGAGGAAGAAGCCAACGCTCCGGCCGCGGAAGAAACCGCAACCGAGGAAGCAGCTTCCGATGAAGGCGTTGCTGCCGAAGCTACGGAAACCGCCGAAGAAGCCGCTGCTGAAGAAGCACCGGCCGAAGGCGCCGAAAAGGCCGAGTAA